A single window of Xylocopa sonorina isolate GNS202 chromosome 5, iyXylSono1_principal, whole genome shotgun sequence DNA harbors:
- the LOC143423627 gene encoding activating signal cointegrator 1 complex subunit 2 isoform X1, whose product MTENASYEIMERFENPDLVPLENLKFTIKTDGVVVNVDALSKRWASDRYFLHYEIPALYNADGIEIVGAKEHWMEIAQYMIDDLKWLLGLPFYKFWSNVVFNTSILNALVSFLQEAPPFYALENFSNYPEMVELLETLSRYVLVVFTRLVTNKESHQEYIDRPFLGNLLYENYIFTIPIIFDLCQFYGRQNEKIMEKILNCLFTLEPRYNDDLQRTIPYLIEALENVERKFDGYSICCTNEAISLPKQKVRPTILTLCTLEDMILCVLDISSTINVFLKNYPPAVSIFHQEDFMNKIVAIYENTIPEMYKTLDKLAYNDENMPKYMELKHRLDVTRIEILNVFRIVIYEPILNFLENVNIMQETEIKEHVDDYLNILNNAISEKEFITDYNQFFPVESDLRQLSIICPEVDTIKCNYIMQSITAIIGKPSAPSTDFSNNINEAVAGPSGISSRVTLSEDTNSSSKKRTSVRKNSVELVSCISEVNDIFGDLDERFIEMTLQYYNYDTAATINAILEDTLPPKLKELKELGFPHMPNTAPSYMETSVNEDLACGIEGLNVRDNYDYDDDVRVKTHEVIEVPKDYISKNYSLVLDVYDDEYDDTYDNRDIRGSTQDDSIEIDSRPFTTPRVLLGKQKIDTVEESESEEEDVEENEQNGKNFVQNPEEIRARAEQRRQAIRGGRGTPNVIGKARGQGQEKDVLYNRQQKNTQKAKRANHNRRSGAQWKRNQGMVPS is encoded by the exons atgacGGAAAATGCGTCGTATGAGATCATGGAGCGTTTTGAG AATCCTGATCTTGTGCCATTGGAAAATCTAAAATTTACTATTAAAACGGATGGCGTTGTTGTAAATGTCGACGCTCTG AGTAAAAGGTGGGCAAGTGACCGTTATTTTTTGCACTACGAAATTCCTGCATTGTATAATGCTgatggaattgaaattgtaggAGCAAAAGAGCATTGGATGGAGATTGCCCAATATATGATCGACGACTTAAAATGGTTACTCGGtcttccattttataa ATTTTGGTCGAATGTTGTATTCAATACCTCGATACTAAACGCATTGGTATCCTTTCTACAAGAAGCGCCACCGTTTTATGCTTTAGAAAATTTTTCAAACTATCCAGAAATGGTGGAACTTCTAGAAACATTAAGTCGCTATGTGCTTGTAGTTTTTACAAGGCTTGTTACAAATAAAGAAAGTCACCAAGAATATATAGACcgtccatttcttggaaatttaTTATATGAAAACTACATATTCACAATACCAATTATTTTTGATCTTTGTCAATTTTATGGCAGGCAAAACGAGAAAATAATGGAGAAAATATTAAACTGTTTATTTACATTAGAACCGCGTTATAATGATGATCTTCAAAGAACTATTCCTTATCTTATAGAG GCCCTTGAAAATGTTGAGAGGAAGTTCGATGGTTATTCTATTTGCTGTACCAATGAAGCGATTTCGTTGCCAAAACAGAAAGTTAGACCTACGATACTTACGTTATGTACCTTAGAAGATATGATACTATGCGTACTAGATATATCGTCAACGATTAATGTGTTCTTAAAAAATTATCCACCTGCAGTGAGTATATTTCACCAGGAGGATTTTATGAACAA AATTGTTGCAATATATGAGAACACAATACCTGAGATGTATAAAACGTTAGATAAGTTAGCTTATAATGATGAGAATATGCCGAAATACATGGAATTAAAGCATCGTTTAGATGTAACAAGAATTGAAATTCTAAATGTTTTTCGTATTGTCATATATGAACCGATACTAAATTTTCTAGAAAATGT CAATATAATGCAGGAAACGGAAATAAAGGAACATGTGGATGATTACCTTAATATACTGAACAATGCAATTTCTGAAAAAGAATTTATTACGGATTATAATCAATTCTTTCCAGTTGAAAGCGATTTGAGACAGTTATCAATTATATGTCCTGAAGT TGATACAATAAAGTGTAACTACATAATGCAATCAATAACTGCAATAATTGGAAAACCTAGTGCCCCGTCTACTGATTTTTCAAATAACATAAAT GAAGCTGTCGCCGGTCCTAGTGGTATTTCAAGTCGAGTAACTTTATCTGAAGATACAAATAGTTCAAGCAAAAAACGAACATCTGTGAGGAAGAATTCTGTTGAATTAGTTTCTTGTATTTCTGAAGTTAATGATATCTTTGGTGATTTAGATGAACGTTTTATTGAG ATGACTCTGCAATATTATAATTATGATACTGCGGCAACAATAAATGCCATACTGGAGGATACATTACCGCCTAAATTAAAAGAATTAAAGGAATTAGGCTTCCCACACATGCCTAACACGGCACCTAGCTACATG GAGACATCGGTTAACGAGGATTTAGCTTGCGGTATCGAAGGATTGAATGTGCGTGATAATTACGATTACGATGATGATGTCCGTGTTAAAACTCACGAAGTCATAGAAGTACCTAAAGATTATATAAGTAAAAA TTACAGCCTTGTCTTGGATGTTTATGATGACGAGTACGATGACACATACGACAATCGTGACATACGCGGAAGTACACAAGATGATTCGATTGAAATAGATTCAAGACCTTTTACTACGCCAAGA GTTCTGCTTGGCAAACAAAAGATTGACACTGTAGAAGAATCGGAATCAGAAGAGGAGGATGTAGAGGAGAATGAACAGAATGGAAAAAACTTTGTGCAAAATCCAGAAGAAATACGTGCCAGAGCTGAACAACGAAGGCAAGCAATACGAGGTGGAAGAGGTACACCAAATGTCATTG GTAAAGCTAGAGGTCAAGGGCAAGAGAAAGATGTTTTGTATAATAGGCAGCAGAAGAACACACAAAAAGCAAAACGTGCTAATCATAATCGTCGATCTGGTGCTCAGTGGAAACGAAATCAAGGGATGGTTCCATCTTAA
- the LOC143423627 gene encoding activating signal cointegrator 1 complex subunit 2 isoform X2, with the protein MEIAQYMIDDLKWLLGLPFYKFWSNVVFNTSILNALVSFLQEAPPFYALENFSNYPEMVELLETLSRYVLVVFTRLVTNKESHQEYIDRPFLGNLLYENYIFTIPIIFDLCQFYGRQNEKIMEKILNCLFTLEPRYNDDLQRTIPYLIEALENVERKFDGYSICCTNEAISLPKQKVRPTILTLCTLEDMILCVLDISSTINVFLKNYPPAVSIFHQEDFMNKIVAIYENTIPEMYKTLDKLAYNDENMPKYMELKHRLDVTRIEILNVFRIVIYEPILNFLENVNIMQETEIKEHVDDYLNILNNAISEKEFITDYNQFFPVESDLRQLSIICPEVDTIKCNYIMQSITAIIGKPSAPSTDFSNNINEAVAGPSGISSRVTLSEDTNSSSKKRTSVRKNSVELVSCISEVNDIFGDLDERFIEMTLQYYNYDTAATINAILEDTLPPKLKELKELGFPHMPNTAPSYMETSVNEDLACGIEGLNVRDNYDYDDDVRVKTHEVIEVPKDYISKNYSLVLDVYDDEYDDTYDNRDIRGSTQDDSIEIDSRPFTTPRVLLGKQKIDTVEESESEEEDVEENEQNGKNFVQNPEEIRARAEQRRQAIRGGRGTPNVIGKARGQGQEKDVLYNRQQKNTQKAKRANHNRRSGAQWKRNQGMVPS; encoded by the exons ATGGAGATTGCCCAATATATGATCGACGACTTAAAATGGTTACTCGGtcttccattttataa ATTTTGGTCGAATGTTGTATTCAATACCTCGATACTAAACGCATTGGTATCCTTTCTACAAGAAGCGCCACCGTTTTATGCTTTAGAAAATTTTTCAAACTATCCAGAAATGGTGGAACTTCTAGAAACATTAAGTCGCTATGTGCTTGTAGTTTTTACAAGGCTTGTTACAAATAAAGAAAGTCACCAAGAATATATAGACcgtccatttcttggaaatttaTTATATGAAAACTACATATTCACAATACCAATTATTTTTGATCTTTGTCAATTTTATGGCAGGCAAAACGAGAAAATAATGGAGAAAATATTAAACTGTTTATTTACATTAGAACCGCGTTATAATGATGATCTTCAAAGAACTATTCCTTATCTTATAGAG GCCCTTGAAAATGTTGAGAGGAAGTTCGATGGTTATTCTATTTGCTGTACCAATGAAGCGATTTCGTTGCCAAAACAGAAAGTTAGACCTACGATACTTACGTTATGTACCTTAGAAGATATGATACTATGCGTACTAGATATATCGTCAACGATTAATGTGTTCTTAAAAAATTATCCACCTGCAGTGAGTATATTTCACCAGGAGGATTTTATGAACAA AATTGTTGCAATATATGAGAACACAATACCTGAGATGTATAAAACGTTAGATAAGTTAGCTTATAATGATGAGAATATGCCGAAATACATGGAATTAAAGCATCGTTTAGATGTAACAAGAATTGAAATTCTAAATGTTTTTCGTATTGTCATATATGAACCGATACTAAATTTTCTAGAAAATGT CAATATAATGCAGGAAACGGAAATAAAGGAACATGTGGATGATTACCTTAATATACTGAACAATGCAATTTCTGAAAAAGAATTTATTACGGATTATAATCAATTCTTTCCAGTTGAAAGCGATTTGAGACAGTTATCAATTATATGTCCTGAAGT TGATACAATAAAGTGTAACTACATAATGCAATCAATAACTGCAATAATTGGAAAACCTAGTGCCCCGTCTACTGATTTTTCAAATAACATAAAT GAAGCTGTCGCCGGTCCTAGTGGTATTTCAAGTCGAGTAACTTTATCTGAAGATACAAATAGTTCAAGCAAAAAACGAACATCTGTGAGGAAGAATTCTGTTGAATTAGTTTCTTGTATTTCTGAAGTTAATGATATCTTTGGTGATTTAGATGAACGTTTTATTGAG ATGACTCTGCAATATTATAATTATGATACTGCGGCAACAATAAATGCCATACTGGAGGATACATTACCGCCTAAATTAAAAGAATTAAAGGAATTAGGCTTCCCACACATGCCTAACACGGCACCTAGCTACATG GAGACATCGGTTAACGAGGATTTAGCTTGCGGTATCGAAGGATTGAATGTGCGTGATAATTACGATTACGATGATGATGTCCGTGTTAAAACTCACGAAGTCATAGAAGTACCTAAAGATTATATAAGTAAAAA TTACAGCCTTGTCTTGGATGTTTATGATGACGAGTACGATGACACATACGACAATCGTGACATACGCGGAAGTACACAAGATGATTCGATTGAAATAGATTCAAGACCTTTTACTACGCCAAGA GTTCTGCTTGGCAAACAAAAGATTGACACTGTAGAAGAATCGGAATCAGAAGAGGAGGATGTAGAGGAGAATGAACAGAATGGAAAAAACTTTGTGCAAAATCCAGAAGAAATACGTGCCAGAGCTGAACAACGAAGGCAAGCAATACGAGGTGGAAGAGGTACACCAAATGTCATTG GTAAAGCTAGAGGTCAAGGGCAAGAGAAAGATGTTTTGTATAATAGGCAGCAGAAGAACACACAAAAAGCAAAACGTGCTAATCATAATCGTCGATCTGGTGCTCAGTGGAAACGAAATCAAGGGATGGTTCCATCTTAA
- the LOC143423632 gene encoding bridging integrator 3, which yields MKKYIEAVVNLDRADQKLTYNLATCGLAHISENFRKVVEDYYSVTKQIGKTVQEMAMLCQKTFIEPLKKLRDEFSLIAAQIAKREELVTSWKNSYARVKKLQEKKDRTASHIAKLERERRTEEAAAKDLKMVHSQLLVELPLFLDKRLEYIKPSIHALIMIQLDYYGNTTNLFTHLMPVPNASVSSSGTVIPEDEYQQIIVDQINRIRALTIVKDH from the exons ATGAAAAAGTATATAGAAGCTGTGGTAAATTTGGATCGAGCAGATCAAAAGTTGACATATAATCTAGCAACTTGTGGTTTAGCACATATCAGCGAAAACTTTAGAAAAGTAGTAGAAGATTATTATTCGGTTACAAAACAG aTTGGGAAAACAGTGCAAGAAATGGCAATGCTTTGTCAGAAAACCTTTATAGAGCCCTTAAAGAAATTACGAGATGAATTCAGTCTGATAGCTGCGCAAATAGCGAAACGTGAAGAACTAGTAACTAGTTGGAAAAACTCATATGCTCGTGTCAAAAAGTTGCAAGAAAAGAAAGACAGAACAGCTAGTCATATTGCAAAATTAGAAAGAGAACGCAGGACAGAAGAAGCAGCTGCTAAAGATTTGAAAATGGTGCATAGTCAATTACTCGTAGAACTACCATTGTTTCTAGACAAAAGGTTAGAGTACATTAAACCCAGCATACATGCTTTGATCATGATACAATTAGATTATTATGGAAATACGACGAATTTATTCACACACTTAATGCCAGTTCCAAACGCTTCGGTATCATCGTCTGGTACTGTGATACCTGAAGATGAATATCAACAAATAATTGTCGACCAAATTAATAGAATAAGAGCTCTTACTATTGTTAAAgatcattag
- the Rpii18 gene encoding RNA polymerase II subunit RpII18: MADDDFDGDEVADDFDDVDDDDNIELEPQEEDGENIELLAPGEATGGVQRSKRITTRYMTKYERARVLGTRALQIAMCAPVMVELEGETDPLQIAMKELKQRKIPIIIRRYLPDNSYEDWGIDELIIIDH; this comes from the exons ATGGCAGATGATGATTTTGATGGAGACGA ggTAGCAGATGATTTTGATGATGTGGATGATGATGATAATATTGAACTAGAACCTCAAGAAGAAGATGGAGAAAATATAGAATTACTAGCTCCTGGTGAGGCTACTGGTGGAGTACAAAGATCTAAAAGAATTACAACAAGATACATGACAAA GTATGAAAGGGCAAGAGTTTTAGGGACTAGAGCACTACAGATTGCTATGTGCGCTCCTGTGATGGTAGAACTGGAAGGAGAAACTGATCCATTACAAATTGCAATGAAGGAGTTGAAACAAAGAAAAATTCCAATCATAATTAGACGTTATTTGCCCGACAATAGTTACGAAGATTGGGGAATAGATGAACTAATTATAATAGACCATTAA
- the LOC143423628 gene encoding trehalose transporter 1-like protein, with the protein MSIVNGTNELIGHVEMLLDNKVEINAEEKKRREKKGVTYQIIMSLCANSSVLGPSMAFGYSAVALGSLMAPTSDMKIDNFQANWIATGTALGVPFGCIISSYTMRRGRKLSLLITSIVSTLGWLIIYLSGTYEQILVGRIISGIATGTASVPATVYSAEIASPKWRSTMVTWTSITMAIGVLLVYIFGYAFKDNWRMVALMCALFPVVSAVLTLAIVPETPIWLRDRGRLDEALQVLKRFRGISENVPPPSELYQELKPRPQRKKQNLMKHLLKRNALVPFAIMLGYFFFQQFSGIFVVVYYAVNIIESAGVTIDPYLGAVLIGFTRLIGSSLVAALSGRFGRRKPSIVSGSGMTIFMGLLSIYLLLNNYGYMMNDGGLVPVVCILMYIFTSTLGFLVIPFAMVGEVYPTKVKEVLAGATSCITYIFSSITVKIYPDMDIAMGRHGVFIFFTVLSFLGTLFVAFFLPETKGKTLREIEDMFSKEKEIADSQEKRMIDVNDFSKEGILDDPLKTDRGV; encoded by the exons ATGAGTATCGTAAACGGAACTAATGAATTAATCGGGCACGTGGAGATGCTTTTGGATAATAAG gtggAAATAAATGCAGAAGAGAAGAAGAGACGAGAAAAAAAGGGTGTCACGTACCAG ATAATTATGTCTCTGTGTGCGAATAGCTCGGTTTTGGGACCTTCGATGGCTTTTGGGTATAGTGCAGTGGCACTGGGTTCATTAATGGCACCCACCAGTGATATGAAAATTGATAATTTCCAAGCAAACTGGATTG CTACCGGGACAGCGCTGGGGGTCCCATTTGGTTGCATCATTTCCAGTTACACTATGAGACGCGGAAGAAAACTGAGTCTCTTGATAACGTCCATCGTGTCTACGCTTGGCTGGCTCATTATTTATCTTTCTGGAACATACGAACAAATTCTTGTGGGCAGAATCATTTCCGGAATTGCAACAGGCACAGCCTCGGTGCCAGCCACTGTATATAGTGCGGAGATTGCGTCTCCCAAATGGCGATCGACAATGGTCACGTGGACCAGCATAACTATGGCCATCGGCGTCTTACTAGTTTATATCTTTGGCTATGCGTTCaag GACAACTGGCGAATGGTGGCACTGATGTGCGCCCTGTTCCCTGTGGTCTCAGCCGTGCTGACCTTGGCCATCGTCCCAGAAACCCCGATCTGGTTGCGAGACAGAGGTCGTCTAGACGAGGCGTTACAGGTGCTAAAAAGGTTCCGCGGTATTTCAGAAAACGTGCCGCCCCCGTCGGAACTGTATCAAGAACTAAAGCCGCGCCCCCAACGAAAGAAACAGAACCTGATGAAACACCTGCTCAAGCGAAACGCTCTGGTACCGTTTGCCATTATGCTTGGTTACTTCTTCTTCCAGCAATTCTCTGGGATTTTCGTGGTAGTCTATTACGCGGTGAATATCATAGAGAGTGCTGGAGTCACTATAGACCCTTATTTGGGGGCAGTTTTAATAGGGTTCACTAGACTCATAGGAAGCTCGCTAGTAGCAGCTCTATCGGGGAGATTTGGTAGACGGAAACCATCGATTGTTTCTGGGTCCGGCATGACAATTTTCATGGGATTACTTTCTATTTATTTATTGCTGAATAATTACGGGTACATGATGAACGATGGTGGTTTGGTTCCCGTGGTATGCATACTCATGTACATTTTCACGAGTACCTTAGGCTTTTTGGTGATTCCCTTCGCTATGGTTGGCGAGGTTTATCCCACGAAAGTGAAGGAGGTGTTAGCGGGTGCCACTTCGTGTATTACTTATATCTTTAGCTCCATTACGGTGAAAATTTATCCCGATATGGATATTGCTATGGGCAGACACGGAGTGTTCATTTTCTTCACGGTGCTATCCTTTTTGGGAACGTTGTTCGTTGCGTTTTTTCTGCCCGAAACCAAAGGGAAGACATTGAGGGAGATTGAGGACATGTTCTCGAAAGAGAAGGAAATTGCTGATTCGCAGGAGAAAAGAATGATAGATGTTAATGATTTTTCTAAGGAAGGTATACTTGATGATCCATTGAAAACTGATAGAGGTGTATAA
- the LOC143423484 gene encoding cytochrome P450 307a1: MIPLTATTCFLIAVTFLALALILLDHLRSKKTTKNVIPDGDDDVLPEPPGPKPWPILGSLHILGRYDVPYKAFADLVKDYDCQVIKLRMGSMPCVVVNGLENIREVLTIKGHHFDSRPNFARYHLLFGGNKENSLAFCNWSEVQKTRREMLRAHTFPRAFSTRYNDLNRVIAKEMDSMVNHLDSISDTSVHAKPLILHSCANIFITYLCTKNFHLEHDGFRNMVENFDKVFFEVNQGYAADFLPFLMPLHHRNMARMAHWSHEIRKFVIKNIISDRLNSWNGVVAEKDYVDCLINHVKTGAEPQMSWNTALFVMEDIIGGHTAIGNLLVKVLGFLATRPHVQKLAQEEIDVLGITENFVGLENRRSLPYVEAIILETIRIIASPIVPHVANQDSSIAGYRIKKDTFIFLNNYDLNMSTDLWTAPEEFMPDRFVQNGRLLKPEHFLPFGGGRRSCMGYKLVQYVSFAILATLLKNYTVTPVPNEDYTIPIGNLALPEMTFKCRFERR; this comes from the exons ATGATCCCTCTGACAGCAACCACGTGCTTTCTAATAGCTGTCACCTTTCTGGCACTCGCCTTGATCTTGCTGGATCACCTAAGGTCCAAGAAGACAACGAAGAATGTCATCCCGGACGGTGATGACGATGTCTTGCCAGAACCGCCTGGACCGAAACCGTGGCCGATCCTAGGCTCGCTCCATATCTTGGGACGCTACGACGTGCCTTACAAAGCTTTCGCCGATCTTGTTAAGGACTACGATTGCCAGGTGATCAAGCTTCGGATGGGATCTATGCCCTGTGTGGTCGTCAATGGCTTGGAGAACATCAGAGAGGTTCTAACCATCAAGGGACACCACTTCGATTCCAGGCCAAACTTCGCCAGATACCATCTTCTCTTCGGTGGAAACAAGGAGAACT CTCTGGCATTCTGCAATTGGTCAGAAGTTCAAAAGACGCGAAGGGAAATGCTTCGAGCTCATACGTTCCCCCGTGCTTTTTCCACACGCTACAACGACCTGAACAGGGTAATTGCCAAGGAGATGGATTCCATGGTGAACCATCTGGATTCCATATCGGACACAAGCGTGCACGCCAAACCATTGATCCTCCACTCTTGCGCCAACATCTTCATCACTTATCTTTGCACGAAGAACTTCCATTTAGAGCACGATGGCTTCCGCAACATGGTCGAGAATTTCGACAAAGTCTTCTTCGAAGTGAACCAAGGCTACGCAGCCGATTTCCTACCGTTCCTAATGCCCCTTCACCACAGGAACATGGCCAGAATGGCACATTGGAGTCACGAGATTCGTAAATTCGTCATCAAGAACATCATTTCCGACAGACTGAACAGCTGGAACGGCGTGGTTGCTGAGAAAGACTACGTGGATTGTCTGATTAACCACGTGAAGACTGGAGCGGAGCCTCAGATGTCCTGGAACACGGCGCTATTCGTGATGGAAGACATCATTGGTGGACATACTGCCATTGGAAACCTCTTGGTCAAGGTCCTGGGATTTCTTGCCACCCGGCCACACGTTCAAAAGCTTGCACAAGAAGAAATCGATGTTCTTGGTATCACTGAGAATTTCGTAGGACTTGAAAATAGAAGGTCCTTGCCTTACGTTGAAGCAATCATCTTGGAAACTATCAGGATAATCGCCAGTCCCATTGTCCCTCACGTGGCTAATCAGGATAGCTCGATTGCTG GTTACAGAATTAAGAAGGACACCTTCATCTTCCTCAACAACTACGATCTGAACATGTCCACGGATCTATGGACTGCTCCGGAAGAATTTATGCCGGACAGATTCGTGCAGAACGGACGACTGTTGAAGCCGGAGCACTTCCTGCCTTTCGGTGGCGGTCGAAGATCCTGCATGGGTTACAAACTGGTCCAGTACGTCAGTTTCGCGATCCTTGCCACGCTGTTGAAGAATTATACAGTGACGCCCGTGCCGAACGAGGATTACACGATCCCAATCGGGAACCTGGCCCTGCCTGAAATGACATTTAAATGCAGATTCGAACGACGGTAG